The stretch of DNA GTCAAAGATTCATTCACACCAAAACCACAACTTGAGTGGACAACTCAGGAATCTGACAGGGTACTACTAAAcactaaagctcaattatttattaaaagtgctttgtgcagggaagaatatgacaggATCATGGAATGCAAGACGGCCAAAGAAATGTGGACTACTCTTCAAACACACCATGAAGGAACCAGCCacataaaagaaacaagaattgaCATAGGAGTACGAAAGTTTGAACTGTTTGAAATGAGTAACAGTGAAACTATAGATCAAATGTATGGAAGGTTTACAGTTATCATAAATGAGCTAAACTCTCTTGGTAAAAAATATACCACACATGAGAGAATAAGAAAGCTACTAAGATGTCTACCAGAAGAATGGAGACACATAGTAACTGCAATAACTGTAGCAAAAGATCTTAAGAAAATGGATCTTGAAGATTTCATTGGatctttaaaagctcatgaagcaATACTTCAAGAAAAGAAACCAGCAAATAACAAAATGATTGCTCTAGAATCACAAGTAAAAGAGAACCTTAAAAGAGAAATAACATGTGATGAAGAGAATCCTCTTcaacaagatgatgaggaagaaATGGCTTTTCTCTCAAGAAGAATCCAAAGGCtgatgatgagaagaaatcaaatcaaaaatTCATTTCCACCAAGAAGAAATGAAACTGATTTAAGCCAAGTAAAGTGTTACGGATGCAGTCAAACTGGAcattacaaaaatgaatgtccAAAGCTGAAGCAAAGAAAACCTCCCTACAACAAATCCATGATGGCTACATGGGACGATCTAGAAGAATtaccagaagaagaagaaacaaatgTCTGCCTAATGACCAGAACCAACTTTGATGAGGTAAATCTTGAACCTTGTTCATCATGCATGAAAACTGAACAACTATTTGATAATCTCTTGTATGATTCACAAATTACTGCTCAAAAGTATGATCAACTTAAAAATGAACTCACTGAAATTATTAAAGAAAGAGATGAGTATAAATTTGAACTTACTAAAGTCatcaaagaaaaagatgagtatgaaactaaaaataaaacctTAGAAGACACTTTAAAAAGAGTTCAAAATGATCTAGATAAAGTATCTAAGTTAAGTAAAGAAGAAATTATTGTTCAACAAGAAAACTTAGGACTAAAACAGAATATTTCACTTTTAGAAAAAGACATAGCCAAATATGTAAAAGCAACTGAAACCTTTGAAAACATCCTAGGTGTTCAACAAAGAGTAATTGATAAAAATGGAATAGGCTTCAAAACTCATCAAACAATTTATGATAAAGTTTTCTTACCTAAAAaagatcaaaaagtaaaaaaactgTTTTGTTCCTTCTGTCATAAACATGGACATATAAGAtacttttgttttaagaaaagaTCAAAAAATTCTGTGAGAGATCATTCTCCAGATAATCTCCAAAACTGGTCTCAAAGGAATGCATACACAAAACCATCTCATAAGAGAATGCATTTTAAAAACACTAACCAACAAGGACCCAAATCCATATGGGTACCAAAAGTCTTACTAAACTCAAATGCAGGAATGTATGCTAGCAGTCAAGAAAAAGCcatggtacttggacagtggctgctcaaggcacatgactggagACAGACACAGCTTCCTTTCCTTTGAAGAAAAGGAAGGAGGAACCGTTACCTTTGGAAATAATGAAAAAGCTAGCATCAAAGGTAAAGGTATAATAGGTAAAATTAATTCTGCTAAATTAGAAAATGTTCATTATGTAGAAGGTCTAGAACATAACTTAATAAGTATTAGCCAATTGTGTGATAGTGGTCTTGAAGTCATTTTTAAAACTCATACATGTGAAATTAAACAAATATCTTCTGgaaaaacactttttaatggattaagaaaaaagaatgtGTATGTCATATATCTAGATGAACTGCCTGTTGAATCATGTTTTGTATCTCTTGAAAAGGATAAATGGATTTGGCATAAAAGGGCAGGACATGTAAATATGAGGACAATTGCAAAACTTTCTCaacttgatctagtaagaggATTACCAAAGATAAGTTTTGACAAAGATAAACTATGTGAAAGTTGTACAAAGGGAAAACAAGCTAAAAGCAGTTTTAAACCAAAAGACtttatttcaactaaaaaacCTCTTGAGCTACTTCACATAGATTTGTTTGGACTTGTCAAAACTACCAGTCTAGGTGGTAAAAACTATGgtattgttattgttgatgactattctagatacacatgggttttgtttttaaaaaataaagatgaatcttttgaatcttttaaaatcttttgtaAAAAGGTTCAAAAT from Trifolium pratense cultivar HEN17-A07 linkage group LG5, ARS_RC_1.1, whole genome shotgun sequence encodes:
- the LOC123886036 gene encoding uncharacterized protein LOC123886036, which encodes MECKTAKEMWTTLQTHHEGTSHIKETRIDIGVRKFELFEMSNSETIDQMYGRFTVIINELNSLGKKYTTHERIRKLLRCLPEEWRHIVTAITVAKDLKKMDLEDFIGSLKAHEAILQEKKPANNKMIALESQVKENLKREITCDEENPLQQDDEEEMAFLSRRIQRLMMRRNQIKNSFPPRRNETDLSQVKCYGCSQTGHYKNECPKLKQRKPPYNKSMMATWDDLEELPEEEETNVCLMTRTNFDEVNLEPCSSCMKTEQLFDNLLYDSQITAQKYDQLKNELTEIIKERDEYKFELTKVIKEKDEYETKNKTLEDTLKRVQNDLDKVSKLSKEEIIVQQENLGLKQNISLLEKDIAKYVKATETFENILGVQQRECMLAVKKKPWYLDSGCSRHMTGDRHSFLSFEEKEGGTVTFGNNEKASIKGKGIIGKINSAKLENVHYVEGLEHNLISISQLCDSGLEVIFKTHTCEIKQISSGKTLFNGLRKKNVYVIYLDELPVESCFVSLEKDKWIWHKRAGHVNMRTIAKLSQLDLVRGLPKISFDKDKLCESCTKGKQAKSSFKPKDFISTKKPLELLHIDLFGLVKTTSLGGKNYESMHVKFDEYDDISCVREIDDEDEQSSSKEQVAEQESPPQEPPKTWKIINNHPQEQIIGDTAEGVRTRRSFQLNENNLAMISQIEPKSIDEAIIDESWKIAMKEELSQFEKNEVWKLVPAHADHSIIGTRWVFRNKMDENGKVIRNKARLVAQGYNQQEGIDFDETFAPVARLEAIRILLAYASH